The following are encoded in a window of Geotrypetes seraphini chromosome 5, aGeoSer1.1, whole genome shotgun sequence genomic DNA:
- the LOC117361434 gene encoding arylamine N-acetyltransferase 2-like → MDISLYLDRIGYHGSTDPSLKTLLGLHKCHVLSVPFENLSIHCGEQITLEPPSVYDKIVRRHRGGFCFENNSLFFWLLKEMGYQVQMVSGHVKNIFTKCYGPPNDHMVLLVDLGSQRWICDVGFGDAFRTPLLLEADKEQVQDNGVFRLQQEGSKWFLQRLSKDEDTGSQEWTSLYKFTQVEQKLEDFRGMCDYHQTSPNSIFFSKSFCSLHVPEGKVTYMGWRLIITIFTGTSIQKNTIQLAEEEIPNVLRERFGIMLTSQLIPKDDAIVPPPAIY, encoded by the coding sequence ATGGACATATCTCTGTACTTGGACAGGATCGGATACCATGGCTCTACAGACCCCTCACTGAAGACTTTACTAGGATTGCACAAGTGTCATGTCCTCTCTGTACCTTTTGAGAACTTGAGCATTCATTGTGGAGAGCAGATCACACTAGAGCCTCCATCTGTTTATGACAAGATTGTGCGGAGGCACCGTGGTGGCTTCTGCTTTGAGAATAATAGTCTATTCTTCTGGCTGTTGAAGGAAATGGGCTACCAGGTCCAGATGGTGTCAGGCCATGTGAAGAACATATTTACCAAGTGCTATGGTCCTCCCAATGATCATATGGTGCTGCTGGTGGATCTAGGTAGCCAGAGATGGATCTGTGATGTTGGCTTTGGTGATGCTTTTAGAACTCCTTTGTTACTGGAAGCTGACAAGGAACAGGTTCAAGACAATGGTGTCTTCAGGCTGCAGCAAGAGGGAAGCAAGTGGTTCCTACAGAGACTCTCGAAAGATGAAGACACTGGTTCACAGGAGTGGACAAGTCTCTACAAGTTTACACAGGTGGAGCAGAAGCTGGAAGATTTCAGAGGCATGTGTGACTATCACCAAACCTCACCTAACTCCATTTTCTTCTCCAAGTCCTTCTGTTCCTTGCATGTTCCTGAAGGGAAAGTGACATACATGGGCTGGAGATTGATCATTACCATATTCACTGGAACATCCATCCAGAAAAATACTATCCAACTGGCTGAAGAGGAGATTCCCAATGTGCTGAGAGAGAGATTTGGGATAATGTTGACAAGCCAACTTATACCAAAAGATGATGCAATCGTTCCACCTCCTGCAATCTATTAA